Below is a window of Cytobacillus firmus DNA.
TTACCTGGCGTTTCCTCATTCCCTCACCCCTTTTCAAGATTATAACTATCATCATAACCACTATTTATAGATTAGTAAACTAAAAGATTTTGACAGGATTCGTTAATATTCTATGTATATATTGTAAAAATAGCTGGGACAAATGATACAGGGGAACAAAGGCTTTTTGGCTGCAAGTCTAGATTACAGGCGAAAGAATAACCAAATCCTTACAAAAGACCTGATAAAATAGGCAGAGGTATTGTCATTCTCCTTTACACATCTTCATATTGCTTTAAAAAATGCCTCTTATAATCAAATGTGAATCCAGATTGAATTAAGAGGTGAAGAAAATGAACAATGAGAGATCGATTGATGATTTAATCAGAAAGTTTAATGAAGAAAATCTGAAGAGGGACATTGACCGCCGGAGCTTTCTATCTGGTGCAGGGAAAATAGCCGGCTTTTCGCTGGCGCTGGCTATGGCGCAATCATTAGGGGTGGGTAATCTAAAGGTTGATGCTGCTCCTAAGTTCAGCAAATACCCTTTTACGCTCGGTGTCGCATCAGGAGATCCTCTTTCTGACAGTGTGGTTTTATGGACAAGGCTAGCGCCCGATCCACTTAATGGAGGCGGGATGCCAAATCATGCTGTACCGGTCAAATGGGAACTTGCTGCAGATGAACACTTCCGAAAAGTTGTTAAACACGGGACTGAAATTGCAGTGCCCGAATTGGCGCATTCTGTGCATGTGGAGGCAGAAGGCTTAATGCCAAACACTGTTTATTATTATCGTTTTAAAAGCGGCAATGAGCTTAGTCCAATCGGCAAAACAAAGACACTTCCGCCTGCGGGTGCCAAAGTATCAGGGCTATCATTTGCATTTGCTTCATGTCAGCAGTATGAACATGGACTTTTTACAGCCTATCAGCATATGGCAAAGGAAAATTTGGATTTTGTCATTCACCTTGGCGACTACATATATGAATATGGACCAAATGAATATATTTCACCAACAGGAAATGTCCGCCATCATAGCGGGCCGGAAATTATCTCTCTAGAAGATTATCGGAATCGCCATGCTCAGTATAAATCTGATCAGCATCTTAGAGAAGCTCATGCTGCTTTCCCTTGGGTGGTCACTTGGGATGACCACGAAGTGGAAAATAACTATGCAGGAGGGATTCCGGAAAAAGGCCAGTCAGCTGAAGCATTTATTAAACGCAGGGCAGCAGCTTATCAGGCATACTATGAGCACATGCCACTCCGGTTATCTTCCATGCCAAATGGTGATGGTATGCAGTTGTATAGGGAGTTCAGCTATGGCAGCCTGGCGTCATTCCTTGTGCTTGATTCCCGGCAATATCGGGATGACCAGGCAAATGGTGATGGCAGCAAGCCGCATACACCGGAGTCGCTTGATCCAGCCCGGACTCTCCTTGGAAAAGAACAGGAACAGTGGGTTGAAAGCAATCTTAGTACCTCCCATGCTCATTGGAATGTGCTTGCACAGCAGGTGTTTTTTGTCCAGAGGAACTTCGGGACAAGTGCTTCGCCGAAGTTCAGCATGGATGCATGGGATGGATATCCTGCTGCCAGGGAGCGCCTGGCTGATTTCGCAGCTTCAAACAATATCGAAAATCTGATCGTCCTGACTGGAGATGTTCATGCAAGCTGGGCTTCCAATATTCTAACAGACTATGATGATCCAAATGCAAAGCTGATTGGGGCCGAATTTGTCGGAACCTCTATCACATCAGGAGGGAACGGATCAGATGTGAGAGCAGATACGGAA
It encodes the following:
- a CDS encoding alkaline phosphatase D family protein gives rise to the protein MNNERSIDDLIRKFNEENLKRDIDRRSFLSGAGKIAGFSLALAMAQSLGVGNLKVDAAPKFSKYPFTLGVASGDPLSDSVVLWTRLAPDPLNGGGMPNHAVPVKWELAADEHFRKVVKHGTEIAVPELAHSVHVEAEGLMPNTVYYYRFKSGNELSPIGKTKTLPPAGAKVSGLSFAFASCQQYEHGLFTAYQHMAKENLDFVIHLGDYIYEYGPNEYISPTGNVRHHSGPEIISLEDYRNRHAQYKSDQHLREAHAAFPWVVTWDDHEVENNYAGGIPEKGQSAEAFIKRRAAAYQAYYEHMPLRLSSMPNGDGMQLYREFSYGSLASFLVLDSRQYRDDQANGDGSKPHTPESLDPARTLLGKEQEQWVESNLSTSHAHWNVLAQQVFFVQRNFGTSASPKFSMDAWDGYPAARERLADFAASNNIENLIVLTGDVHASWASNILTDYDDPNAKLIGAEFVGTSITSGGNGSDVRADTEKTLAENPHIKFFNNYRGYVRCRVTPEQWRADYRVLPFVTEPGADISTRASFVFEKDQAGLKQVSASAVPQGVRISAEVEEDRHRAHNRAHEKQLKKKREKVLH